ttttttgaatatttataaaaaatagtataatttctaaaagtgaaaagtttctctcttatactttattcattttttctcgtctcttccatattttatctatgtctctcttactttatttttttttaatttctctattttacaattttcattAAAGCTCATGCTGTCCACAAATAGAATTACTTTTTATGGACTAAGAGAGTACTACATTTTAGAAATCACtttattgcttttaattaCACTTCATGTGTCTTTTGTAGATAAACTTTAGAAGTTGAGATATAAAgatgaaacaaataaaataggaagAAGATTACATAACATTAGTAGTATATGTGTTCAATTAAAGCAAGCTGATGCACCATGCATTGTTTGCTTGATTTGTAGAAGGAAGACTCCGTCACGGTATATGATTATAGGTATAATTTCTCAAGATGACTTATTAGCGAAAATGAAAACctctttatttctattttattcaaatttcttactttatttttttttatctaatatataaaataaaactgcatAAAAACTCGTGCCATATAAGGAATGAATCATCTTTATGAGACCGTAGTTGTTGAGACAGTAGGTATATAATAAGTACTCCTACCTTTTAGTTAACTGAAAATTCACTTAAAATGGATAGATTccatattttcgaaaatctgaAAGTTACCACAATTATGTACCACTACCTAAAAAACAACATTAGCCGtaaattaagaatattgaaactcaaataaaatgaaattcacCTAACAAATTATTGTACCATTCCAGAGAGTTCTAAATAAGAACCATATGTAAAACTTAGAAAATCACAAAGTTGTCTCTCtagaaaacagaaaaaagaCAAATATACAAATACTCATTTGACTAATTGAGTGATCGAATCATGTAACTATTTTATCACTTTGGAAATTAGAACTAGTATTAATATTGGCGGTCCACTTGTTGGGATATCATTTGTTCCCAGAAATGCacatgtattaaaatttgataaacaattaaattagtaattgaTACAGTAAGTGCAAATTCCTATTGGtgcaaagaaattaaaaaaggaaaatagagTCCAGTGAATTTGGAAAACTTATTGAAGGCATATCGACAATGGCGTGGTATGGTATAAGCTTGTcattttcctatatatattattctcatttgcataattgcatttgcatttgcattcctctttcttcatcttcatcttcatcttcatcttcatcttcaccaaCCGTCTCTCCCGCATTTTCATGTGTGAGAGATTTCTCATTTCTTCCCtgtgaagatgatgatgatgacgcGCAGACTCCCTTTCTCCCCCCgcctcgccgccgccgcctccaaATCCACGCTCTCCCAAGCCGCTCGGGAAAATGATTCCCCTCTCCCCAAAATGCCCCCCTTCGACTACTCCCCTCCTCCCTACACCGGCCCCTCCGCCGACGAGATCCTCGCCAAGCGCCGCCAGTTCCTCAACCCCGCCATCTTCCATTTCTTCAAAAAACCTGTGAGATTCGATTCGATTCGATTCGATTCGATTCACAATCTCCTCCTCTTCTATgttagtatttcattttgtggattgattgatttatttgtttgtttttttgcgAAGTTGTGTTTGGTTGACGGGAAGAGGCAGTACCTGTTCGACGACAAGGGGAGGAGATATCTCGACGCGTTCGGCGGGATCGCCACCGTCGGCTGCGGCCACAGCCACCCGGAGGTGGTGGAGGCCGTCGTCAATCAGATGAAGCGTCTCCAGCATTCCACCATCCTCTATCTCAATCCTGCCATCGCCGATTTCGCCGAGGCGCTCGCTTCCAAGTTTCCCGGTGATCTCAAGGTTTATAGCATTAGGAAAAGTAATACTACTACGATtttataattgtgtttgtttcaACTGCTGATGTTATGCTCTATTCTGATTTAGGTCGTTTTCTTCACGAATTCGGGGACGGAGGCGAACGAGCTGGCCTTGATGATGGCGCGGCTCTACAGTGGGTGCCATGATGTGATCTCGATTAGGAATGGATATCATGGTAATGCAGCAGGCACAATGGGTGCTACTGCTCAAGGAAGCTACAAATTCAATGTTGTGCAGgtatatatacattttgaTTGCTTACAATATTTTGTGCTTGAATTGTTTGAATTGCCTAATCAGGTTACCATAATTGGGTATGGAAAGTCGATTGACTTTTGGTTCTATATTACCAACTTTGAGGATTTAATCATTGATCAGTAAGGCTTGTGTCACAGTTTAAAGGATAGTTGCATAACTTTTTGAGAAATTGTGTTATTGAAAGAGTTGTGTCTTATCCGGTTGAATTTGTGCAATGCTTGTGCAACTTTTCTTGTTGTGTCTTTGAGATTTTGTTCGATTTTGGTCTTGCTTGTGACAGACGGGAGTACATCACGCACTCAATCCAGACCAGTACAGAGGCATCTTTGGGTCGGATGGATTGAAGTATGCAAAGGATGTTGAAGATATAGTTACTTACGGAACATCTGGTCGTGTTGGTGCTTTCATTGCTGAAGCCGTACAGGTAAAAATCTTGATGTATGAAGCGTTTTAAAATGTGTCAGCGTGTTCTTTTCCTTGTTTATTGATGAATTTCAATGTGTACAGGGAGTTGGTGGGATTATGGAATTGGCTCCCGGGTATCTGCCCGCGGTCTATAACACCATAAGAAACGCAGGCGGCCTTTGCATAGCAGATGAGGTCCAATCAGGTTTTGCTCGGACAGGGAGCCATTTTTGGGGCTTTGAGGCCCATGGAGTTGTGCCTGATATAGTGACCATGGCGAAGgtagtttatcatttttgaGGTCTTCATTCTTTGATcatcacaaaatttttgtcAGATATGGGCTGGGGCTGCGTTTTACTGGTATTATATTGTGTGTGTGCATCATCTCAGGGCATTGGAAATGGAATACCACTTGGTGCAGTGATTACGACACCTGAGATTGCAAAGGTCTTGACTTATCGAAGCTATTTCAACACGTTTGGTGGTAATCCCGTCTGCACTGCTGCTGGTCATGCAGTTCTTAAAGTGATAGAGAAAGAACAGCTTCAGCAGAATGCTCTCACTGTCGGATCATACTTGAAGGATCGCCTCCTTTCATTGAAGGACAAATACGAGAGTATGCCTCAACTTGTAAATCTAAATGTGAAAGAACCATGGAAGTGAAGCTAAATGATAGCTTGAAATTGTGTCTCCATTGATCATAGGGTGTTGTTGTGCAGTTATCGGTGATGTCAGGGGAAGAGGTATGATGCTCGGAA
The nucleotide sequence above comes from Salvia hispanica cultivar TCC Black 2014 chromosome 5, UniMelb_Shisp_WGS_1.0, whole genome shotgun sequence. Encoded proteins:
- the LOC125190496 gene encoding alanine--glyoxylate aminotransferase 2 homolog 3, mitochondrial-like, yielding MMMMTRRLPFSPRLAAAASKSTLSQAARENDSPLPKMPPFDYSPPPYTGPSADEILAKRRQFLNPAIFHFFKKPLCLVDGKRQYLFDDKGRRYLDAFGGIATVGCGHSHPEVVEAVVNQMKRLQHSTILYLNPAIADFAEALASKFPGDLKVVFFTNSGTEANELALMMARLYSGCHDVISIRNGYHGNAAGTMGATAQGSYKFNVVQTGVHHALNPDQYRGIFGSDGLKYAKDVEDIVTYGTSGRVGAFIAEAVQGVGGIMELAPGYLPAVYNTIRNAGGLCIADEVQSGFARTGSHFWGFEAHGVVPDIVTMAKGIGNGIPLGAVITTPEIAKVLTYRSYFNTFGGNPVCTAAGHAVLKVIEKEQLQQNALTVGSYLKDRLLSLKDKYEIIGDVRGRGMMLGIELVTDQQLKTPAKDETLYVMEQMKDMGVLIGKGGFFGNVFRITPPLCFTKEDADFLVDVMDYSLSKV